A part of Scylla paramamosain isolate STU-SP2022 chromosome 24, ASM3559412v1, whole genome shotgun sequence genomic DNA contains:
- the LOC135112713 gene encoding uncharacterized protein LOC135112713, which translates to MLEILPSGGTVSARRRFSSPSLETLRRCHTRCWKAAAAAPAECLPFTPNPTPPPPGRTTRPPILHPSGTCTPSRPPSRVPPRPPGPAGSSEDASEHHNVFFGHDFQLEQHSGRRSPSIAAYRHDCHRDSAYFSTDESTEPGAGPDILPRGPSPPFSSAFLREAIQHSLADSLHRLPEIVASEVSRQVRECLRDSTSEVAAELHKLSSTNTGSESLGPKRPSSLDLLGSPRRRHIYSYSCQDLLGDDPFPLALSHSRRSSRAGATLSVVDLDSSSDDQMCSKGVSASHWNQTTSEPSHLHHLHLEHAVAQVEVEGDVVELPFKHHQHLKEALTPLCRELSQSHLLDGKGRGGGGQHECGVAAASGRRPAGRQPERYLHGVGLLRPARR; encoded by the coding sequence ATGCTCGAAATATTGCCCTCAGGAGGAACGGTCAGCGCGAGGCGCCGCTTTTCATCTCCATCCCTCGAGACCCTTCGAAGATGTCACACGAGATGCTGGAAAGCAGCAGCCGCGGCTCCGGCAGAGTGTCTCCCATTTACGCCCAACCCTACGCCTCCTCCCCCGGGCCGTACCACACGCCCTCCTATACTACACCCTTCAGGGACGTGTACTCCCTCACGCCCACCATCCAGAGTCCCACCGAGGCCGCCGGGACCGGCTGGCTCCTCTGAAGACGCCTCTGAACATCACAATGTATTTTTTGGACATGACTTCCAATTGGAGCAGCACTCGGGGCGCCGCAGCCCCTCCATCGCTGCTTACAGGCATGACTGCCACAGGGACTCCGCTTACTTCTCCACTGACGAGAGCACCGAGCCCGGGGCAGGCCCTGACATTTTACCTCGAGGGccttcacctcccttctcctcGGCCTTTCTCAGAGAGGCCATCCAGCACTCGCTGGCCGACAGCCTCCATCGCCTGCCGGAGATAGTGGCCAGCGAGGTGAGCCGCCAGGTGAGGGAGTGCCTGCGGGACAGCACCTCCGAGGTGGCCGCTGAGCTACACAAGCTGTCCTCCACCAACACAGGCTCGGAGTCGCTAGGCCCCAAGCGACCCTCCTCCCTGGACCTACTGGGCTCCCCGCGTCGCCGCCACATCTACAGCTACAGCTGCCAGGACCTGCTTGGGGACGATCCCTTCCCGCTGGCCCTCAGCCACAGCCGCAGATCGTCCCGGGCGGGAGCCACGCTCTCCGTTGTTGATTTGGACTCGAGCAGCGACGACCAGATGTGTTCCAAGGGCGTGTCTGCCAGCCACTGGAACCAGACCACCTCTGAGCCctcgcacctccaccacctccacctggaGCATGCCGTGGctcaggtggaggtggagggcgaCGTGGTGGAGCTTCCCTTCAAGCACCATCAGCACCTGAAGGAAGCCCTCACGCCCCTGTGCCGCGAGCTGAGCCAGAGCCACCTGCTGGACGGAAAGGGGCGAGGCGGGGGCGGGCAGCACGAGTGTGGTGTTGCGGCTGCAAGTGGCCGTAGACCAGCTGGACGACAACCAGAGCGATACCTCCATGGAGTGGGACTACTTCGACCAGCGCGACG